The following are encoded in a window of Bos indicus isolate NIAB-ARS_2022 breed Sahiwal x Tharparkar chromosome 7, NIAB-ARS_B.indTharparkar_mat_pri_1.0, whole genome shotgun sequence genomic DNA:
- the CNN1 gene encoding calponin-1, whose protein sequence is MSSAHFNRGPAYGLSAEVKNKLAQKYDHQREQELREWIEGVTGRRIGNNFMDGLKDGIILCEFINKLQPGSVKKVNESTQNWHQLENIGNFIKAITKYGVKPHDIFEANDLFENTNHTQVQSTLLALASMAKTKGNKVNVGVKYAEKQERRFEPEKLREGRNIIGLQMGTNKFASQQGMTAYGTRRHLYDPKLGTDQPLDQATISLQMGTNKGASQAGMTAPGTKRQIFEPGLGMEHCDTLNVSLQMGSNKGASQRGMTVYGLPRQVYDPKYCLTPEYPELGEPAHNHHPHNYYNSA, encoded by the exons ATGTCCTCCGCTCACTTCAACCGAGGCCCCGCCTACGGGCTGTCGGCTGAGGTCAAGAACAAG CTGGCCCAGAAGTATGACCACCAGCGGGAGCAGGAGCTCCGAGAGTGGATCGAGGGGGTGACGGGGCGCCGCATCGGCAACAACTTCATGGACGGCCTTAAAGACGGCATCATTCTTTGCGA GTTCATCAATAAGCTCCAGCCAGGCTCCGTGAAGAAAGTAAATGAGTCCACTCAGAACTGGCATCAG CTGGAGAACATCGGCAACTTCATCAAGGCCATCACCAAGTACGGGGTGAAGCCCCACGATATCTTTGAGGCCAACGACCTGTTCGAGAACACCAACCACACGCAAGTGCAGTCCACCCTTCTGGCCCTGGCCAGCATG GCCAAGACGAAAGGGAACAAGGTGAATGTGGGAGTGAAATACGCGGAGAAGCAGGAACGGAGATTTGAGCCAGAGAAGCTAAGAGAAGGGCGGAACATTATCGGGCTACAG ATGGGCACCAACAAGTTTGCCAGCCAGCAGGGCATGACGGCTTACGGCACCCGGCGCCACCTCTATGACCCCAAGCTGGGCACGGATCAGCCCCTGGACCAGGCCACCATCAGCCTGCAGATGGGCACCAACAAGGGAGCCAGCCAG GCCGGCATGACTGCACCAGGGACCAAGCGGCAGATCTTTGAGCCGGGGCTGGGCATGGAGCACTGTGACACACTCAACGTCAGCCTGCAGATGGGCAGCAACAAGGGAGCTTCGCAGCGGGGCATGACAGTGTACGGGCTGCCCCGCCAGGTCTACGACCCTAAGTACTGCCTGACGCCTGAGTACCCTGAGCTGGGCGAGCCGGCCCACAACCACCACCCGCACAACTACTACAACTCTGCCTAG